The Triticum aestivum cultivar Chinese Spring chromosome 7B, IWGSC CS RefSeq v2.1, whole genome shotgun sequence genome window below encodes:
- the LOC123159419 gene encoding protein STRUBBELIG-RECEPTOR FAMILY 8 isoform X2 yields MAALAAAAAFAGLLLALAPVVGADTDAAGVSALGNLYTSWNSPAQLVGWSAAGGGDPCGAAWMGVSCSGSAITSINLSGMGLNGTLGYLLPSLVALTTMDLSNNSLHDVIPYQLPPNLIHLNLARNNFSGNIPYSISNILSLGYLNVSHNSLFQEIGELFGGLNSLSVLDLSFNNLSGNLPVSFVSLSNLSSLYMQNNQLSGTVNVLSNLSLTTLNIANNNFSGLIPGELSSIPDLSAGGNSFINMPASPPPIIMPPSESPLAQPDRPRVPTTFPNGPEDEIPIDEGDKKQGRQTGLLVGLAVGSVAAASCILFALVFCLHSVHKRKDGGTSELKDFVGALAVNIDRDSPVAASVLQRPIGTPERAYGVNSSPAKKIKVPGAATSYTVASLQVATNSFCQDTLLGEGSLGRVYRADFPNGKVLAVKKIDSAALSLYEEDHFLEVVSNISRLRHPNIVSLTGYCADHGQRLLVYEHIGNGTLHEMLHFSDEANKSLSWNARVRIALGTARALEYLHEVCLPPVVHRNLKSSNILLDEECSPHLSDSGLAAFSPNPEREVSTEVLGSLGYSAPEFAMSGTHTVKSDVYSFGVVMLELLTGRKPLDRSWERSEQSLVGWAIPQLHDIDALAKMVDPAMDGMYPAKSLSRFADIIALSVQPEPEFRPPISEVVQQLVRLMQRASMLRRQSGDDLGSSYRAPEREGGAWDAV; encoded by the exons ATGGCggcgctggccgccgccgccgcttttgccggcctcctcctcgcccttGCGCCCGTGGTCGGGGCCGATACCGACGCTGCCGGCG TTTCGGCTCTTGGGAACCTCTACACCTCCTGGAACAGCCCGGCCCAGCTCGTCGGTTggtcggcggccggcggcggcgaccccTGCGGCGCCGCCTGGATGGGCGTCTCCTGCTCGGGCTCCGCCATCACCTCAAT CAACCTTTCTGGTATGGGATTGAATGGCACTCTTGGCTACCTACTGCCCAGTCTAGTGGCATTGACAACGAT GGACTTGAGTAACAACAGCTTGCATGATGTAATTCCGTATCAGCTGCCACCAAATCTTATCCATCT GAATTTGGCCAGAAATAATTTTTCCGGCAACATCCCATACTCTATATCCAACATCTTATCACTTGGCTACCT CAATGTCAGTCACAACTCTCTGTTCCAGGAAATCGGCGAACTATTTGGGGGCCTCAATTCGCTTTCTGTATT GGATTTATCTTTCAACAACTTGTCAGGGAACCTCCCAGTTTCTTTTGTCTCTTTGTCAAATCTTTCTAGCCT CTATATGCAAAATAATCAACTATCGGGCACAGTCAATGTCCTCAGCAACCTAAGCCTTACTACACT AAATATAGCAAACAACAACTTCAGTGGCTTGATACCTGGGGAACTCAGCTCGATTCCAGACTTGAG CGCCGGAGGGAACTCATTTATCAATATGCCTGCATCTCCACCACCGATTATCATGCCACCGTCCGAGAGTCCACTTGCTCAGCCGGACCGTCCTCGAGTACCAACAACTTTTCCAAATGGCCCTGAGGATGAGATCCCTATCGACGAAGGTGACAAGAAGCAAGGCCGGCAAACAGGTCTGCTTGTAGGGTTGGCTGTTGGGTCAGTGGCTGCTGCTTCATGTATACTTTTtgcgttggtgttctgccttcacagTGTCCATAAAAGAAAGGATGGTGGTACCAGTGAACTGAAAGACTTTGTAGGTGCTCTTGCAGTAAACATAGACAGAG ACTCTCCTGTCGCAGCTTCAGTGCTCCAGCGGCCCATTGGGACTCCTGAGAGGGCGTATGGTGTAAATAGTTCTCCAGCAAAGAAGATAAAGGTTCCTGGTGCGGCGACTTCTTATACTGTTGCGTCGCTCCAAGTTGCTACAAACAGCTTCTGTCAAGATACCCTACTCGGTGAAGGTTCGCTTGGTCGTGTTTACAGGGCTGATTTCCCCAATGGAAAG GTACTTGCGGTGAAAAAGATAGACAGTGCTGCCCTTTCCTTGTATGAAGAGGATCATTTTCTTGAGGTTGTATCGAACATTTCTCGGCTTAGGCACCCGAACATCGTGTCGCTTACGGGCTATTGCGCTGATCATGGCCAAAGGCTTCTTGTATATGAGCACATCGGCAACGGAACACTACACGAAATGTTGCACTTCTCTGATGAGGCGAACAAGAGCCTTTCTTGGAACGCCCGTGTGAGGATTGCGCTAGGCACCGCTCGAGCTTTGGA GTACCTGCATGAGGTGTGCCTTCCCCCTGTTGTACATAGAAACCTCAAATCATCAAATATCCTGCTTGATGAAGAGTGCAGCCCACATCTGTCTGACTCTGGGCTTGCTGCCTTCTCACCAAACCCTGAGAGAGAG GTTTCAACTGAGGTGCTTGGTTCACTTGGATACAGTGCCCCAGAATTCGCCATGTCAGGAACACATACTGTAAAGAGTGACGTGTACAGTTTTGGAGTAGTGATGTTAGAGCTTCTTACGGGCCGTAAGCCGCTAGACAG ATCCTGGGAGAGGTCAGAGCAGTCCCTTGTCGGGTGGGCAATCCCGCAGCTTCACGACATCGATGCGCTCGCCAAGATGGTTGATCCAGCAATGGATGGGATGTACCCTGCGAAATCTCTCTCTCGTTTCGCCGACATAATCGCGTTGTCTGTCCAG CCGGAACCAGAGTTCCGTCCGCCGATCTCCGAGGTCGTCCAGCAACTTGTGCGTCTGATGCAGAGGGCTAGCATGTTAAGGCGGCAATCGGGAGACGACCTAGGGTCTTCCTACCGTGCCCCGGAGCGCGAAGGAGGCGCGTGGGACGCCGTCTGA
- the LOC123159419 gene encoding protein STRUBBELIG-RECEPTOR FAMILY 8 isoform X1 → MAALAAAAAFAGLLLALAPVVGADTDAAGVSALGNLYTSWNSPAQLVGWSAAGGGDPCGAAWMGVSCSGSAITSINLSGMGLNGTLGYLLPSLVALTTMDLSNNSLHDVIPYQLPPNLIHLNLARNNFSGNIPYSISNILSLGYLNVSHNSLFQEIGELFGGLNSLSVLDLSFNNLSGNLPVSFVSLSNLSSLYMQNNQLSGTVNVLSNLSLTTLNIANNNFSGLIPGELSSIPDLSAGGNSFINMPASPPPIIMPPSESPLAQPDRPRVPTTFPNGPEDEIPIDEGDKKQGRQTGLLVGLAVGSVAAASCILFALVFCLHSVHKRKDGGTSELKDFVGALAVNIDRDSNNNIHLDSPVAASVLQRPIGTPERAYGVNSSPAKKIKVPGAATSYTVASLQVATNSFCQDTLLGEGSLGRVYRADFPNGKVLAVKKIDSAALSLYEEDHFLEVVSNISRLRHPNIVSLTGYCADHGQRLLVYEHIGNGTLHEMLHFSDEANKSLSWNARVRIALGTARALEYLHEVCLPPVVHRNLKSSNILLDEECSPHLSDSGLAAFSPNPEREVSTEVLGSLGYSAPEFAMSGTHTVKSDVYSFGVVMLELLTGRKPLDRSWERSEQSLVGWAIPQLHDIDALAKMVDPAMDGMYPAKSLSRFADIIALSVQPEPEFRPPISEVVQQLVRLMQRASMLRRQSGDDLGSSYRAPEREGGAWDAV, encoded by the exons ATGGCggcgctggccgccgccgccgcttttgccggcctcctcctcgcccttGCGCCCGTGGTCGGGGCCGATACCGACGCTGCCGGCG TTTCGGCTCTTGGGAACCTCTACACCTCCTGGAACAGCCCGGCCCAGCTCGTCGGTTggtcggcggccggcggcggcgaccccTGCGGCGCCGCCTGGATGGGCGTCTCCTGCTCGGGCTCCGCCATCACCTCAAT CAACCTTTCTGGTATGGGATTGAATGGCACTCTTGGCTACCTACTGCCCAGTCTAGTGGCATTGACAACGAT GGACTTGAGTAACAACAGCTTGCATGATGTAATTCCGTATCAGCTGCCACCAAATCTTATCCATCT GAATTTGGCCAGAAATAATTTTTCCGGCAACATCCCATACTCTATATCCAACATCTTATCACTTGGCTACCT CAATGTCAGTCACAACTCTCTGTTCCAGGAAATCGGCGAACTATTTGGGGGCCTCAATTCGCTTTCTGTATT GGATTTATCTTTCAACAACTTGTCAGGGAACCTCCCAGTTTCTTTTGTCTCTTTGTCAAATCTTTCTAGCCT CTATATGCAAAATAATCAACTATCGGGCACAGTCAATGTCCTCAGCAACCTAAGCCTTACTACACT AAATATAGCAAACAACAACTTCAGTGGCTTGATACCTGGGGAACTCAGCTCGATTCCAGACTTGAG CGCCGGAGGGAACTCATTTATCAATATGCCTGCATCTCCACCACCGATTATCATGCCACCGTCCGAGAGTCCACTTGCTCAGCCGGACCGTCCTCGAGTACCAACAACTTTTCCAAATGGCCCTGAGGATGAGATCCCTATCGACGAAGGTGACAAGAAGCAAGGCCGGCAAACAGGTCTGCTTGTAGGGTTGGCTGTTGGGTCAGTGGCTGCTGCTTCATGTATACTTTTtgcgttggtgttctgccttcacagTGTCCATAAAAGAAAGGATGGTGGTACCAGTGAACTGAAAGACTTTGTAGGTGCTCTTGCAGTAAACATAGACAGAG aTTCTAACAACAACATCCATCTAGACTCTCCTGTCGCAGCTTCAGTGCTCCAGCGGCCCATTGGGACTCCTGAGAGGGCGTATGGTGTAAATAGTTCTCCAGCAAAGAAGATAAAGGTTCCTGGTGCGGCGACTTCTTATACTGTTGCGTCGCTCCAAGTTGCTACAAACAGCTTCTGTCAAGATACCCTACTCGGTGAAGGTTCGCTTGGTCGTGTTTACAGGGCTGATTTCCCCAATGGAAAG GTACTTGCGGTGAAAAAGATAGACAGTGCTGCCCTTTCCTTGTATGAAGAGGATCATTTTCTTGAGGTTGTATCGAACATTTCTCGGCTTAGGCACCCGAACATCGTGTCGCTTACGGGCTATTGCGCTGATCATGGCCAAAGGCTTCTTGTATATGAGCACATCGGCAACGGAACACTACACGAAATGTTGCACTTCTCTGATGAGGCGAACAAGAGCCTTTCTTGGAACGCCCGTGTGAGGATTGCGCTAGGCACCGCTCGAGCTTTGGA GTACCTGCATGAGGTGTGCCTTCCCCCTGTTGTACATAGAAACCTCAAATCATCAAATATCCTGCTTGATGAAGAGTGCAGCCCACATCTGTCTGACTCTGGGCTTGCTGCCTTCTCACCAAACCCTGAGAGAGAG GTTTCAACTGAGGTGCTTGGTTCACTTGGATACAGTGCCCCAGAATTCGCCATGTCAGGAACACATACTGTAAAGAGTGACGTGTACAGTTTTGGAGTAGTGATGTTAGAGCTTCTTACGGGCCGTAAGCCGCTAGACAG ATCCTGGGAGAGGTCAGAGCAGTCCCTTGTCGGGTGGGCAATCCCGCAGCTTCACGACATCGATGCGCTCGCCAAGATGGTTGATCCAGCAATGGATGGGATGTACCCTGCGAAATCTCTCTCTCGTTTCGCCGACATAATCGCGTTGTCTGTCCAG CCGGAACCAGAGTTCCGTCCGCCGATCTCCGAGGTCGTCCAGCAACTTGTGCGTCTGATGCAGAGGGCTAGCATGTTAAGGCGGCAATCGGGAGACGACCTAGGGTCTTCCTACCGTGCCCCGGAGCGCGAAGGAGGCGCGTGGGACGCCGTCTGA